In Colletotrichum higginsianum IMI 349063 chromosome 1, whole genome shotgun sequence, one genomic interval encodes:
- a CDS encoding alpha-L-fucosidase: protein MKGFRSLGPLGVLSLMSGIALGAVTNSSSHGNSVSLDLTPLFNNKGFGTRPGEASFDALNQSFPAPVAVGPEFASPDTGIRYAFPGYTGPAKPDNVICAGQTLAVPPEDGGSYFSASFLVAGDVEGATVSGNVSFAFADNTTAQYELRTLNWFSFLTINRGEIVFPSRFTADGSDFNTSHIFERTTALPAGKRLRSITLPVKNNATEGRLHVFAVSLWRQAPDVGVQSVRPTQKWLGNETQVVEVTVNNAGSKCVTGDGLNVTVSGAGFRTVSPGYLRRLCPGDQKVVVVGVEGASDGPVSVTVGIDDGATRKTVPVDGVEIGLTEWTADAGSLSKHESPEWFDDAKYGIFIHWGPYSVTGWGNSTPYESYAEWYWWYSTHHPEGDRSNFYGHRLETYGPEWAYDDTFPDFNASKFDPKEWVDLFADAGAKYFVITTKHHDGFALFDAGATSNRSAVHYGPKRDLLRELFDAAATHQPSLKRGTYFSLPEWFNPDFGPYGFVQFPTPSAVSWPGTLAPNPYTGEPEPYTGHVPVDDFVADLMVPQMEALAYDYGTDIMWCDCGAANGTAGFAAAWWNRARAEGRQVAINSRCGIPEAADFDTPEYQTFASAQRRKWESNRGMDPYSYGYNRATRPEEYMNASTVVYSLVDMVSKNGNFLLDIGPRADGTIVQAEADNLREAGRWIKAHGEAVFGTTYWFVQSEIVGGPDVRFTQTDEAFYAVFLEKPSVVDGRVSIRAPVPVVEGDVVSLVGVDGGEQLEWEYIGSGLEDGFRIKIDEAMIEEDQFGWVFKVMYAA, encoded by the exons ATGAAGGGATTCAGGAGCTTAGGCCCCTTAGGGGTGCTGTCTCTGATGAGcggcatcgccctcggcgcggTGACCAACTCGTCTTCCCATGGA AATTCTGTATCCCTCGATTTGACCCCCCTCTTCAACAACAAAGGCTTCGGCACCCGACCCGGCGAGGCGTCCTTCGACGCGCTCAACCAATCGTTCCCCGCGCCGGTGGCCGTCGGCCCCGAGTTCGCCTCGCCCGACACGGGGATCCGGTACGCGTTCCCCGGGTACACCGGCCCCGCGAAACCCGACAACGTCATCTGCGCCGGCCAGACCCTCGCCGTGCCCccggaggacggcggcagctacttctcggcctcgttcctcgtcgccggggacgtcgagggcgcgaCGGTCAGCGGCAACGTgtccttcgccttcgccgacaacaccaccgcccaGTACGAGCTGCGCACGCTCAACTGGTTCAGCTTCCTGACCATCAACCGCGGCGAGATCGTCTTCCCGAGCCGGTTCACGGCCGACGGCTCCGACTTCAACACGTCGCACATCTTCGAGCGCACCACGGCGCTGCCGGCGGGCAAGAGGCTGCGCTCCATTACGCTGCCGGTGAAGAACAACGCGACCGAGGGCCGCCTCCacgtcttcgccgtctcGCTGTGGCGCCAGGCTCCGGACGTCGGCGTGCAGTCCGTCCGGCCGACGCAGAAGTGGCTCGGCAACGAGAcgcaggtcgtcgaggtcacGGTCAACAACGCCGGGTCGAAGTGCGTCACGGGCGACGGTCTCAACGTGACCGTCTCCGGAGCCGGTTTCCGTACCGTTAGCCCGGGATATCTGAGACGTCTCTGCCCCGGTGATCAgaaagtcgtcgtcgtcggcgtcgagggagCATCTGATGGCCCCGTGAGCGTCACCGtgggcatcgacgacggcgccacGCGCAAGACGGTCccggtcgacggcgtggaAATCGGCCTGACGGAGTGGACGGCGGACGCCGGCAGCCTCTCCAAGCACGAGAGCCCGGAGTggttcgacgacgccaagtACGGCATCTTCATCCACTGGGGCCCGTACTCCGTCACGGGCTGGGGCAACTCGACGCCCTACGAGAGCTACGCCGAGTGGTACTGGTGGTACTCGACCCACCACCCGGAAGGCGACCGCTCCAACTTCTACGGGCACCGGCTCGAGACGTACGGCCCGGAGTGGGCGTACGACGACACGTTCCCGGACTTCAACGCCTCGAAGTTCGACCCCAAGGAGTGGGTTGACCTgttcgccgacgccggcgccaagTACTTCGTCATCACGACCAAGCACCACGACGGCTTCGCCCTCTTCGACGCCGGAGCGACGTCGAACCGCTCCGCCGTCCACTACGGCCCCAAGCGGGACCTGCTCCGGGAGCTCTTCGACGCCGCTGCGACGCACCAGCCCTCGCTGAAGCGCGGCACGTACTTCTCGCTGCCCGAGTGGTTCAACCCGGACTTCGGCCCGTACGGCTTCGTGCAGTtcccgacgccgtcggccgtCTCGTGGCCGGGCACGCTAGCGCCGAACCCGTACACGGGCGAGCCCGAGCCGTACACGGGCCACGtgcccgtcgacgacttcGTGGCGGACCTCATGGTGCCGCAGATGGAGGCGCTCGCGTACGACTACGGCACGGACATCATGTGGTGCGACTGCGGGGCGGCCAACGGCACGGCCGGGTTCGCGGCGGCGTGGTGGAACCGTGCCAGGGCCGAGGGCCGGCAGGTGGCCATCAACTCGCGGTGCGGCATCCCGGAGGCGGCTGACTTCGACACGCCCGAGTACCAGACGTTCGCGTCGGCGCAGCGGCGCAAGTGGGAGAGCAACCGCGGCATGGACCCGTACAGCTACGGCTACAACCGCGCCACGCGGCCGGAGGAGTACATGAACGCCTCGACCGTCGTCTACTCGCTCGTCGACATGGTGTCCAAGAACGGCAACTTCCTGCTCGACATCGGGCCgcgcgccgacggcaccatcgtccaggccgaggccgacaacCTGCGCGAGGCGGGCCGGTGGATCAAGGCgcacggcgaggccgtcttcggcaCGACGTACTGGTTCGTGCAGAGCGAGATCGTCGGCGGGCCGGACGTGCGGTTCACGCAGACGGACGAGGCGTTTTACGCCGTGTTCCTGGAGAAGCcgagcgtcgtcgacggccgcgtcTCGATCCGGGCGCCGGTCCCCGTTGTGGAGGGCGATGTCGTCAGTCTTGTGGGCGTCGATGGGGGCGAACAGCTCGAGTGGGAGTATATTGGGTCTGGGCTGGAGGATGGGTTCAGGATCAAGATCGACGAGGCTATGATCGAGGAGGACCAGTTCGGCTGGGTGTTCAAGGTTATGTACGCAGCTTAG
- a CDS encoding Paired amphipathic helix protein sin3a yields the protein MTLMKLSSFSLLLAGLVVGQGQQSVQYNQVINLNGDMQLNNLVFPDNTKIETFSQTQRQIIVNQNPNPLPASHIVGSTGQPFVQLSRTSLTIQTNGATDLVGAQIELPIDQATLQQAGVTADNTFVAMLSKDRQAWIVMEGAKSVNITDANVRMVKLTQIDGEYVAVGRQTSELGASLTPFGQPVTIAGSGIQEAEFQDGFRMSIRASQPMSIRTDVVNGISAEMVTNGIMSIITSNLAGVVPQLNSMTAVVQVPLNVDRLMAMAMRAGAAPQSSITLGIAQRPVLQNPGGATGGIQAPRLKQRQEANNGTAGGNTAGNGAGTAAGNAPAVGQNPPPQNGQNPPQNGQNPQIGPQIPAATQLLLAQTFSPINAQVLLDRENARIAVPVSQIDGEFILTMMVAGTPVGTPPQPAPQQPGQPQPGQPQQGGGQQQGGGLVQPAAPQQGGGGITGAQSGSGGAARRQEPVVPPAAPPNPMLLAGGFEMKMADLMAMADTKRNGGVMATWEMMTNFAAQQQKPEPHKKAEQKRSEIMRRRSFPMRRRLGVHF from the exons ATGACTCTCATGAAGCTCTCCTCGTTTTCACTACTGCTCGCCGGCTTGGTCGTCGGCCAGGGTCAACAGAGTGTTCAGTACAACCAGGTCATCAACCTAAATGGGGAT ATGCAACTCAACAACCTAGTATTCCCCGACAATACCAAGATCGAGACCTTTTCGCAGACGCAACGCCAGATCATCGTCAACCAGAACCCGAACCCGTTGCCGGCGAGCCACATCGTCGGCTCGACGGGGCAGCCCTTCGTTCAGCTGTCGCGCACCTCCCTGACGATCCAGACCAATGGGGCCACCGACCTCGTGGGCGCGCAGATCGAGCTGCCCATCGACCAGGCGACGctgcagcaggccggcgtcaCGGCCGACAACACCTTTGTCGCGATGCTCTCCAAGGACCGCCAGGCGTGGATCGTCATGGAGGGCGCCAAGAGCGTCAACATCACCGACGCCAACGTCCGCATGGTCAAGCTGACGCAGATCGACGGCGAGtacgtcgccgtcggccgccaGACGAGCGAGCTGGGCGCCTCCCTGACCCCCTTCGGCCAGcccgtcaccatcgccgGGTCGGGGATCCAGGAGGCCGAGTTCCAGGACGGCTTCCGCATGTCCATCAGGGCGAGCCAGCCGATGAGCATCCGCACGGATGTTGTGAACGGCATCAGCGCCGAAATGGTCACCAACGGCATCATGTCCATTA TCACGAGCAACCTCGCAGGCGTCGTGCCTCAGCTCAACTCCATGACCGCCGTGGTCCAAGTACCAC TCAACGTAGATCGACTcatggccatggccatgCGCGCCGGAGCGGCGCCCCAGTCCTCCATCACGCTCGGCATCGCCCAACGCCCGGTCCTCCAGAACCCGGGCGGCGCCACGGGTGGCATCCAGGCTCCCCGGCTCAAGCAGCGTCAGGAGGCGAACAACGggaccgccggcggcaacacGGCGGGCAACGGCGCGGGCACCGCTGCCGGGAACGCGCCGGCCGTCGGACAGAACCCGCCTCCCCAGAACGGTCAGAACCCGCCGCAAAACGGCCAGAACCCGCAGATCGGACCGCAGATCCCCGCGGCTACCCAGCTCCTCCTGGCGCAGACCTTCAGCCCGATCAACGCCCAGGTCCTCCTGGACAGAGAGAACGCCCGCATCGCCGTGCCCGTCAGCCAGATTGACGGCGAGTTCATCCTCACCATGATGGTCGCCGGCACCCCCGTCGGCACTCCGCCGCAGCCCGCGCCTCAGCAGCCGGGGCAGCCGCAGCCGGGACAGCCTCAGCAAGGCGGAGGTCAGCAACAGGGAGGCGGTCTCGTCCAGCCGGCCGCACCTCAGcagggaggcggcggcatcaccggcgcccagtccggcagcggcggcgcggcaCGCAGACAGGAACCCGTGGTGCCGCCGGCAGCCCCTCCGAACCCGATGCTCCTGGCCGGCGGGTtcgagatgaagatggcggacctgatggccatggcggaCACGAAGCGCAACGGGGGTGTCATGGCGACGTGGGAGATGATGACCAACTTCGCggcccagcagcagaagcccGAGCCGCACAAGAAGGCTGAGCAGAAGAGGTCCGAGATCATGAGACGGCGGTCGTTCCCGATGAGACGACGTCTGGGCGTGCATTTCTAA
- a CDS encoding Saponin hydrolase, with translation MRSTALFPGLLFGRGMCYVFDSEDQIRLGSNVVTELYSPQEPGPSYPKADVPPPPPPEPITVTELPLPPVTADENVGGCTLEINPRGTGCIGVSPTLQNGDFLPDDLHVIASVNFTGAPAAPDPASIYSGPQLIIVKADGTVFPNGDPWKCVTCGVPEENQLGRSDQLDYPQAFGDGSRVLAGPHIIECSSNLASETCTPDRVRVYPIRWNTAADGLGPGGPIRELRIHPGNEHLGFSSFTFDSGKVGQFSYIGRLAFNPSPTTGEPLVPRYDLENVSILLEPNGKAPIGVDEADGTQLRINYDAITVGELRGFSGSGKEVTYIGYPAESSNMDVFAIHLNTGNIRRLTAHPEYVDPVDISPDDQWTVAMDTRGTGRQMFMAGLRGVPPLTDLLTASAVSSARNNGKRRFFQPWLIDAHGDRGSYIGQKINAEGSGVPGSGAVNDPEWNGRADPKWSNDGTRIVYYQALTTSPDCGGENPLPCYPSTAPGGRTERMMLAHLTSRKPVSRARVEPLEDTIPWATPYVPGSHVPGRPFSTFGDFTLRGKVGGWANVTITPGVEDGRPRTVAVRYHDFSDDGVNVLAGTEMVMVTNPTPTLESVDWFSDLVQTGPNNGTKRTSADGFHLDIDIMRNIFRASGTLVTTVNGEKWVQPANCT, from the coding sequence ATGCGGTCCACAGCACTCTTCCCTGGCCTCCTGTTCGGAAGGGGCATGTGCTATGTTTTCGATAGCGAAGACCAAATTCGGCTTGGTTCTAATGTAGTTACTGAGTTGTACAGCCCTCAGGAACCGGGACCCTCGTACCCAAAAGCCGATGtgcctccccctccccctccggAACCCATCACCGTGACAGAGCTCCCGTTGCCTCCGGTCACGGCGGACGAGAATGTCGGTGGCTGTACCCTGGAGATCAACCCTCGCGGAACGGGATGCATCGGCGTATCGCCCACTCTCCAGAACGGAGACTTCCTACCCGACGACCTGCACGTCATCGCCTCAGTGAACTTCACCggcgcccccgccgccccagaCCCGGCCAGCATATACAGCGGGCCGCAACTGAtcatcgtcaaggccgacggcaccgtctTCCCCAACGGAGACCCGTGGAAGTGCGTCACCTGCGGCGTCCCGGAAGAGAACCAGCTCGGGCGGAGCGACCAGCTCGACTACCCCCAGGCtttcggcgacggcagccGCGTGTTGGCCGGCCCGCACATCATTGAGTGCTCCTCTAACCTTGCGAGCGAGACCTGCACGCCGGATCGAGTCCGCGTCTACCCGATTCGCTGGAACACGGCCGCGGACGGCTTGGGCCCGGGAGGACCCATCCGGGAACTACGGATCCATCCGGGCAACGAGCACCTCGGCTTCAGCTCCTTCACGTTCGATTCCGGCAAGGTCGGCCAGTTTTCGTACATCGGCAGGCTGGCCTTCAACCCGTCGCCCACCACCGGCGAGCCGCTTGTCCCTCGTTATGACCTGGAAAACGTCAGCATTCTGCTGGAGCCGAATGGCAAGGCCCCAATCGGTGTCGACGAAGCAGACGGCACTCAGCTCCGGATCAACTACGATGCCATCACTGTCGGTGAGCTACGCGGCTTCAGTGGATCGGGGAAAGAAGTCACGTACATCGGGTACCCGGCCGAGTCATCCAACATGGACGTCTTCGCCATCCATCTCAACACCGGGAACATACGCCGGCTGACAGCCCACCCGGAGTACGTCGACCCCGTCGACATCTCTCCCGACGACCAGTGGACGGTCGCCATGGACACCCGCGGCACAGGCAGACAGATGTTCATGGCCGGCCTGCGGGGCGTACCGCCCCTGACGGACCTGCTGACCGCCAGCGCcgtctcgtcggcgaggaacAACGGCAAGCGTCGCTTCTTCCAACCGTGGCTGATCGACGCCCACGGCGACCGCGGCTCCTACATCGGACAGAAGATCAACGCGGAGGGCAGCGGCGTCcccggcagcggcgccgtcaacgacCCCGAGTGGAACGGCCGCGCCGACCCCAAGTGGTCCAACGACGGGACGCGCATCGTGTATTACCAGGCGCTGACGACGTCCCCGGACTGCGGCGGGGAGAACCCTTTGCCCTGTTATCCGTCCACGGCACCGGGCGGCCGCACCGAGCGAATGATGCTGGCCCACCTGACGAGCCGGAAGCCCGTGTCGCGGGCCCGTGTCGAGCCTCTCGAGGACACCATCCCCTGGGCGACCCCGTACGTCCCTGGAAGCCACGTCCCAGGGAGGCCGTTTTCTACGTTTGGTGACTTCACGCTCAGGGGCAAGGTCGGCGGCTGGGCGAACGTCACCATCACcccgggcgtcgaggacgggcgCCCGAGGACCGTCGCCGTCAGGTACCACGACTTCTCCGACGACGGGGTCAACGTGCTCGCGGGAACGgagatggtgatggtgacgaaCCCGACGCCGACGCTGGAGAGCGTCGACTGGTTCTCCGACCTCGTTCAGACGGGGCCGAACAACGGCACCAAGAGGACGAGCGCGGACGGCTTCCATCTGGATATCGACATCATGAGGAACATCTTCCGGGCCAGCGGGACGCTGGTCACGaccgtcaacggcgagaaATGGGTGCAGCCGGCGAATTGCACGTAG
- a CDS encoding phosphotransferase enzyme family protein → MYDTLSLSTCFDTLQDTNGDNQARAWIRKALDAKIDLARFVADRRGKGRATEVVGYLKGAFNLGFRIRFEDDGPDTVIRFPKPGHISTAFLEEKLVNEVRAIEFIRHNTTIPVPFVHAWGLTHESPRQLGPFIIMDFVEGTLASRILQKPTDDDQQELILNPDLDSSLLDSFYRQVAGYLLQLSRLEFKRIGAISKEPGEPGGGKDVWSSSKRPLTYNMNELATSAGYPADGFPTTSFGRASDFFKSVAREHLVHLRTQRNLAFTPEIARARYIARHRYLQLVDTYCSAEDDAGPFAPFCDDFRPANMLVDPDTMQITAVLDWEFTNAMPAQFSHDPPWWLLLADPGSWVDRDAVQEFRDLYEPRMEQFLRMLETVEAEEGRDACGDGDGDDRPPLSARMRASWATGRFWFDFASRKSYDVDTIYWKVLHEGGDAAALLEPEVRAGMDAAVEEKMAQLKEYREECAMRFPDEKADDNE, encoded by the coding sequence ATGTATGATACACTCTCTCTGAGCACTTGCTTCGATACTCTCCAAGACACCAACGGCGACAATCAAGCACGCGCTTGGATCCGAAAAGCCCTCGATGCCAAGATCGACCTGGCAAGATTTGTTGCCGACCGTCGAGGAAAGGGTCGAGCcaccgaggtcgtcggcTACCTCAAGGGCGCCTTCAACCTGGGCTTCCGAATCAGGTTTGAGGATGACGGGCCCGACACCGTCATCCGTTTCCCGAAGCCAGGCCACATCTCGACGGCTTTCTTGGAAGAGAAGCTTGTCAACGAAGTACGCGCCATCGAGTTCATACGCCACAACACAACAATCCCGGTTCCCTTTGTGCACGCCTGGGGCTTGACCCACGAGAGTCCGCGGCAGCTCGGCCCCTTTATCATCATGGACTTTGTCGAGGGCACCTTGGCCTCGAGAATTCTCCAGAAGcccaccgacgacgaccagcaGGAACTGATCTTGAACCCGGACCTGGACAGTTCCCTGCTGGACAGTTTCTACCGGCAAGTCGCCGGATATCTGCTTCAGCTGTCTCGACTCGAGTTCAAGCGTATTGGCGCTATTTCAAAAGAGCCTGGAGAGCCTGGGGGCGGGAAAGATGTGTGGTCCTCTTCCAAGAGACCTCTGACGTACAACATGAACGAATTGGCCACGTCCGCAGGCTACCCAGCGGACGGCTTTCCGACCACAAGCTTCGGCCGCGCCAGCGACTTCTTCAAGAGCGTGGCTCGCGAGCACCTGGTCCACCTGCGTACCCAGCGGAATCTCGCCTTCACCCCCGAGATTGCGCGCGCCCGCTACATTGCCCGCCACCGCTACctccagctcgtcgacaCCTACTGCagcgccgaagacgacgcagGCCCCTTCGCCCCGTTCTGCGACGACTTCCGGCCGGCCAACATGCTCGTTGACCCCGACACCATGCAAATCACGGCCGTGCTCGACTGGGAGTTCACCAACGCCATGCCCGCCCAGTTCTCGCACGACCCGCCCTGGTGGCTGCTGCTAGCCGACCCGGGCAGCTGGGTTGACCGCGACGCCGTGCAGGAGTTCCGCGACCTCTACGAACCCCGGATGGAACAGTTCCTCCGGATGCTCGAGacggtcgaggccgaggaaggcCGGGATGCCTgtggagacggagacggagacgaccggccgccgctctcgGCCCGGATGCGCGCCTCGTGGGCGACGGGCCGGTTCTGGTTCGATTTCGCATCCCGGAAAAGCTACGACGTCGACACCATCTATTGGAAGGTGCTGcacgaaggcggcgacgcggccgcgCTGCTCGAGCCCGAGGTGCGCGCCGGGAtggacgccgccgtggaggagaagatggcACAGCTGAAGGAATACAGGGAGGAATGCGCAATGCGTTTCCCCGATGAGAAGGCTGATGACAACGAGTAG
- a CDS encoding Histidine kinase group protein codes for MAKKKNKQTTLDEFSDGVLSGSASQTSSSSSSKAPASKKSTSAIADAAPALIICRNKHWRFISSFHGPWLQMPIEILETIANINYNAPRPRPIDPAVFFDLLKIRRLVDEATNLAVRAASDVASPTLTNVHGGLNGHASSLGFGVGNGHGTKLSKERKFRMREQASQKLSRAYRLDEIACSVATMQGASPLEDIGALVLQRSKDDPDAKYVHFFHEKIPSRQMAECTSLQPLDEVISARPTEGEALRTRATVRIFKDDFEGAAQDLSAALQVQRFHQPLHRTPSSQGLQMVNGSRRTQDVILMEEQQPSSLETQLLFQRAGVYLTIACQHVVYGLPETPVNGEAARAPNSANGLFDPENGLGSSEKMPEPTAADKEAASSRLEHRKLVKTYAKRALRDYMAYLSNFDYTPDLPLKVSKEFTEKVNLAAKGIRHPRVPDAGSTPSYKPYSLSDLFAAVPPADIPPYPSQEVVRPSGPVQPANYEAITYHPLLTEALHSLLLCHCLVQTSTKELLRHAYMVARLARLADGYPIFQASRSPARADWIEVIRRAQNWIQMMASWEQLCAPAPLPVFDGPLGEQQNRTHPSPKAAALAAAAITRDASTLPGAGESEEQRKERIRQQAIMDALDDDRVIDEAGFRAAVTARQKRAEEDHAYLMSLKNNNNNNNNTNGRPESGAAGPVSPALRRWSVDDGREYPILTERAAAIARWILEAPPVSLGTAKRKKRTGTKKHKDATGTETVAASLANLSLGDAARAVDTPA; via the exons atggccaagaagaagaacaaacAGACGACGCTCGACGAGTTCAGCGACGGCGTGCTCAGCGGGAGCGCATCGCAAACCTCGTCCAGCAGCTCGTCCAAGGCCCCGGCGTCCAAAAAGTCGACGAGCGCAATTGCCGATGCAGCTCCTGCCCTCATCATCTGTCGCAACAA GCATTGGCGCTTCATTTCCTCCTTCCACGGCCCCTGGTTGCAGATGCCCAtcgagatcctcgagaccatcgccaacatcaactACAATGCCCCGCGACCCCGTCCGATCGATCCCGCCGTCTTTTTCGACCTCCTCAAAATCCGTCGCTTGGTCGACGAAGCCACGAACCTGGCTGTCCGCGCAGCCAGCGATGTCGCCTCGCCCACGCTTACAAACGTACATGGCGGGCTCAACGGCCATGCGTCGTCGTTGGGCTTCGGCGTCGGTAACGGTCACGGCACGAAGCTGAGCAAGGAGCGCAAATTCCGTATGAGGGAGCAGGCGAGCCAGAAGCTCTCCCGCGCCTATCGTCTCGACGAGATCGCCTGCAGCGTCGCCACCATGCAGGGCGCTTCGCCGCTCGAGGACATCGGCGCTCTAGTTCTGCAGCGCAGCAAGGACGACCCGGATGCTAAATACGTCCACTTCTTCCACGAAAAAATACCCTCGCGACAGATGGCCGAGTGCACCAGCCTGCAGCCCCTGGACGAGGTCATCTCGGCACGCCCAACCGAGGGAGAAGCCTTGCGCACCAGGGCCACCGTCCGCATCTTCAAGGACGACTTCGAGGGGGCCGCACAGGACTTGAGCGCCGCCCTGCAAGTGCAGCGCTTCCACCAGCCGCTCCACAGGACGCCATCTTCCCAGGGGTTGCAGATGGTGAACGGATCACGCAGAACCCAGGACGTCATCTTGatggaggagcagcagcccaGCAGCTTGGAGACACAGCTGTTGTTCCAGCGCGCGGGTGTTTATCTGACGATTGCGTGCCAGCACGTCGTGTATGGCTTGCCAGAGACCCCTGTCAACGGAGAGGCGGCCCGCGCCCCCAATAGTGCGAATGGCTTGTTCGACCCAGAGAACGGACTTGGATCGAGCGAGAAGATGCCAGAACCCACGGCGGCGGACAAGGAGGCGGCTAGCAGCCGGCTGGAGCACCGCAAGCTCGTCAAGACGTATGCCAAGAGAGCGCTCCGTGATTACATGGCTTACTTGTCGAATTTCGACTACACCCCAGATCTGCCCTTGAAGGTATCCAAGGAGTTCACCGAGAAGGtcaacctcgccgccaaaggCATCCGTCACCCCCGCGTGCCCGACGCGGGGAGCACCCCTTCCTACAAGCCATACTCTTTGTCCGACCTGTTTGCTGCTGTCCCACCGGCCGATATTCCACCCTACCCGTCCCAGGAGGTCGTGCGTCCGTCAGGTCCAGTGCAGCCGGCCAACTATGAGGCCATCACATACCATCCCTTGCTGACAGAAGCACTTCACTCTTTGCTACTTTGCCACTGCTTAGTCCAGACATCTACCAAGGAGCTCCTCCGCCATGCGTACATGGTGGCTCGACTGGCTCGTCTCGCCGACGGATATCCCATCTTCCAAGCCAGCAGATCTCCGGCAAGGGCGGACTGGATCGAGGTTATACGGAGGGCGCAAAACTGGATCCAGATGATGGCGTCCTGGGAGCAGCTCTGTGCCCCTGCGCCACTCCCTGTTTTTGACGGGCCGCTCGGCGAGCAGCAGAACAGGACCCACCCGTCCCCCAAAGcagccgccctcgccgctgccgccatcaCGAGGGACGCTAGCACGTTGCCCGGCGCGGGCGAGAGCGAGGAGCAGCGCAAGGAGAGAATCCGGCAGCAGGCCATCATGGACGCGTTGGACGATGATAGGGTCATTGACGAGGCCGGGTTCCGGGCGGCAGTGACGGCACGCCAGAagcgcgccgaggaggaccaTGCCTACTTGATGAGCCtgaagaacaacaacaacaacaacaacaacacgaACGGAAGGCCGGAGTCCGGGGCCGCCGGTCCAGTTTCACCAGCCCTGCGCCGATGGAGCGTGGACGATGGGAGGGAGTATCCCATCTTAACggagcgcgccgccgccatcgcgaGATGGATATTGGAAGCCCCACCGGTGAGCCTCGGAACCGCCAAACGTAAGAAGAGGACCGGTACGAAGAAGCACAAAGACGCCACGGGGACCGAGACTGTGGCGGCCAGCCTGGCGAACCTGTCGCTCGGCGACGCTGCGCGGGCAGTTGACACACCCGCTTGA